A stretch of DNA from Cyanobacteriota bacterium:
ATCTTACATAAGGTATACGGTGAACCTCGTCGCATTACTGATGCCAAGATCAAATCGGGTCCCAGCTATCAATCTATTAGAGTCACAGACTGGAATATTGAGAGAGGTTTCAAGTTTGATTTGATCAAGTCTCTTATTCAAGACTCTCAAGCTTATGTACAAAGACTTGCAATGAATCAACAAAGTGAATTCAAGGAAGAACTTGATTTATTAAAAGACACAGATATTTTTACACTCAATGAAGTTGACTGGGGTATACAACGTACAGGTTACCGTAATATTGCAAGTGAATTTGCTCAGCTGTTCAATGCCAATTATTCATTTGCGACTGAATTCCTTGAACTTGCGCCAGGTTTACTTAATGATCCTCAATTAGATAAGTCAAAATACAAAGGGCTACATGGCAATGCTATTGTGTCTAAGTTTCCGATAGTGTCCAGTAAGGTATTAAGATTGCCCACTTGTTACGATTGGTTTAGCGAAGAGCTTACCAAGCTATCAGTTCTTGAAAGAATTCGTAGAGAGAGCTCCGATATTGTTATTAATGAGAAGATTATTACTGAAATTAGGCAAGGCTCACGACTTGCTTTGTTTGCTGACATTAAATTACCAAACGGAGATTTAATATCAGTGATCAGTACTCACTTAGAAAATCGTACCGAGCCCTTCTGTAGAGAGAGACAATTACAGGCTATTTTAGATCATATAAGCACAATCCAAAATCCAGTGATCTTAGCAGGTGATTTAAACAATTTTGAGAAAAGTGCAGAATCAACATCTTTCAAAAAGGCTTTTAATAAAAGAATTCGTGATCCTGGTTTCATGGCAATGATGGGAATTAATTACTTTAATCCTTATAGCTTAATAACCAATGTTTCAACATCAGTCGTTGGCTTTATCAGAAAACACAGAAATCCAACTAAAATCAATATCCCAGTGATCTTGCCCAACAAAGCCCGTAAACTATTTTTGATGATCAAAAGATTCAGATTTGCAGACTTAAATGGATTTGATCTCTCGGGTGATAATAAATGGAGTTATCGAGGCAAAAGTAGTGATAACAGATTTAGTAATTCCAATCAGATTGCTCGAATAGGCTTTGTCGAGACTTTTAAATTCAATAGATCATTTGGTGTTGCCAAATACAAAATAGATTGGATCTTTGTTAAACCAATTGATAGAGCAGGTCGTCAACAATATTTCCCGGCTTTTGGAAGAACACTCAAAGATTTTAACCAGGTTACAGGTATCTCAGATCATCATCCAATAACGGTAGAACTCATTTTATGAGTTCTACCGTTATTGGCACAAAGTGCCGTAAGCAGCTCACGTTAGTGAGCGTACGCAAAGGTATAAAAGCATAGCTTTTATACTTTAACTGGCATATTGTCTACAATCGCTTGACCAAACTCACTACACTTCAATAAAGTAGCACCTTCCATTTGACGTTCAAAGTCATAAGTAACAGTCTTCTTGTCAATCGCTCTTTCTAAACCAGCTTCAATTAATCTAGCAGCTTCATTCCAGCCCATAAATTCAAGCATCATCACGCCTGAAAGAATTACTGAACCAGGATTTACTTTATCCAATCCAGCGTATTTTGGAGCAGTACCGTGAGTCGCCTCAAAGATCGCCTGATTATCACCGATGTTTGCGCCTGGGGCAATTCCAAGACCGCCAACTTGAGCGGCAGCAGCGTCAGAAATATAATCACCATTGAGGTTAGTTGTTGCAAGTACATCGTACTCATCTGGACGAAGCAATAATTGTTGGAAAGTACTATCAGCAATACGATCTCCAATTACGATTTTGTCTCCAGCATCAGCACCATCCCAAATTTCTTGTTCTGTAATTAATTGATCAGAATATTCGTTCTTGACTAATTCATAACCCCAGTCACGGAACGCACCTTCGGTGTATTTCATGATGTTACCTTTGTGTACTATATGAACTTTCTTACGTCCGTATTTAATTGCATATTCAATAGCAGACTTGATTAACCTCGTAGAACCCTCTTTAGATATAGGTTTGATGCCAATACCAGTACTATCTATATTGCCAAGTTGTTTCTTTGGATTGATTTTGTTTACAGCAGCGATGATTGCTTTTGCTTCATCTGAACCTGCTAGGTAATCAAAACCAGAATAAACATCTTCAGTATTTTCTCTGAACAAAACTATATCAAGAAGTTCAGGTCTTTTCATTGGACTCGGAACTCCGTTGTACCACTTGACTGGTCTTACACAGGCATAAAGATCAAAGATTTGTCTTAGTGCCACATTTAGTGAACGAATCCCGCCACCAATAGGAGTTGTAAGTGGTCCCTTGATAGCCAAGCTATATTCTTTAATTGCATCAAGCGATGCTTGCGGCATATATTCGCCAGTGGCGTTTAATGCTTTTTCGCCAACTAGAATTTCTTTCCATTCTATTTTGCGTTTACCGTCATAGGCCTTCTCAATTGCTGCATCAAACACAGCTTGTGATGCTTTCCAGATATCTGGACCAATACCATCACCTTCTATAAATAAAACTATTGGGTTGTCGCTCACTTGCGCTTTACCATTTACTATTGTTACTTTATCTGCCATTTTGTTACCTTTCCTTTTCAAGATTATTCACTGCATATTACAGC
This window harbors:
- the icd gene encoding isocitrate dehydrogenase (NADP(+)); this encodes MADKVTIVNGKAQVSDNPIVLFIEGDGIGPDIWKASQAVFDAAIEKAYDGKRKIEWKEILVGEKALNATGEYMPQASLDAIKEYSLAIKGPLTTPIGGGIRSLNVALRQIFDLYACVRPVKWYNGVPSPMKRPELLDIVLFRENTEDVYSGFDYLAGSDEAKAIIAAVNKINPKKQLGNIDSTGIGIKPISKEGSTRLIKSAIEYAIKYGRKKVHIVHKGNIMKYTEGAFRDWGYELVKNEYSDQLITEQEIWDGADAGDKIVIGDRIADSTFQQLLLRPDEYDVLATTNLNGDYISDAAAAQVGGLGIAPGANIGDNQAIFEATHGTAPKYAGLDKVNPGSVILSGVMMLEFMGWNEAARLIEAGLERAIDKKTVTYDFERQMEGATLLKCSEFGQAIVDNMPVKV